The following is a genomic window from Aphis gossypii isolate Hap1 chromosome X, ASM2018417v2, whole genome shotgun sequence.
aataattgggtTAATTTTgtcctttaaaaaattaacttgtcAGCAGAAGTATATGATGGGCtttaacttcaaaaaaaaaagaataaaaaaaatacaacaattattattatacgaaaatataTCGTAATTACTGAACGATAATTTTAATCGAAACTAATTCCGGTTACTatctatttattcaaaaaataatatttctatattctcGCGAGGAcaccaattttaaatacaagaaatcgtactaaaaatattgaattcattttggaaaaaattccaacaattttaaattttaatacaaaagttTTGTTTTCAACTTTATAAACCGcatctataataatgtataaatataatattaggtattattaggtattattgtcAATAAGCATAATGGTTTTAACTtgtaagcatattataatatctcagATATTAAAATCGACTCCTTCGAGTGCCGAGGCCCACCAGTATTGGGTTGGGCAACATTTAATGTGAAACACTTGGCACCTATATGGATAGTTATGACTCATATGGAtcgtatttacataatatatatataatataatgtattaaaatgactCATATCGACTATATTCGAATCTgcgtttaaaacattttttctctgCAATTTAATATGATGATTTATGCGAATTTGAGTGAATAACCatcatactatatattatattcattactcGTCAATCGTCATTTATATGCATActcgcattattattattatcattatactataccttataaaatatgatatacgcTATATTATGCGTCAACAAAACGGTACGTGCCGCAGTTAACTGATTACACATCGCACCGTTTTTCTCGTTGTACAACAGGAGATCGAACAGGACCGCCACCGGTTGCGCAGGCAGTTGGCACAGTCAAAGGCCGAGTGCGAACAACGGTGCCATGAGCTGCAGGCCGATCTCAGGGACCTGCAGGCGGTGCTCGACAGTCGGGAACGTCAACTGCGCGAGGCGGACAAACAGAAACGAGCCGTGGTCCGAGAGCTCACGGACCAGAATGGCAGGTTGCAGTCGCACATCAGAGAGGTTCGTgtcgattattaataatgatagtttGTAACACGTACGACCATATACCATATACCTACACAGAATAGTCGTGTTATGTcgattataaagtatttttatgttagtgATTCGTAATGACGATAGTATATTCACCGTACATTATACGTTTCAGTGAATCTACTTTCGgtcgtctatataatatataatatatgcatatatagccatatagggagcggcaactatttttaatgtcgttttacatttatatggtTCACATTACGTGGACAAATATGGTATAGTTTACTccgtataggtatttaaaaactgttttttatgtcttaaaatattatctaaataaaaaattctcataatACGACCTTAAATTTCTCGATAAAATGAGtgttaatcttttaaaaaaaatacattatgtatgataatattatgtgccaGATAATCTCGGTCTGAGAGAGTCTGGCGCACGCCTCGTCGAATGATCAAGTgccaaatttataatattacattaatttttatttgctaCAGCTCTCCCAAGCAGAAGCAGAACTCCGGCACAAATGTCGTCTTCTGGAAGACGCACAACAGCCACAACACGGCAGCGGCAAATGGACAGGGATCGGAGGAGTTGGATCGCCGGCGTCCATGACCAACGGCGGTTCTACCACCGATTACGGGTCGCTAACGCCGGACGACTACCGCAGCCTAGACGTGCTGCGTGATGAGGTAAATACATAGGAAATTCGGATTTTATTTCGTCCGTCTTACACtgatcgatattattatatttaacgaaaTAGTCATATCGAATTCGACAATATCGATTCGTCTATATATCTTGCAGTCGGTTGTTGGCGATTAATCGATATATATATCACAATTTGGCCATTAAACACCAACGATCGACTATgtcaatgtttatattaaacagacctataaattataatattttaattattattcttagttCGTACAATATgacaatctatatattatataaaactgtatGTTCAGTGTAATATGataccatattttattgatttattgtagtaacttaatgtttttacttttaagagcgtttaattgaaatataatgttaggatattattattattattattaactattaagtagatatatacattttataggatTTTTAATCGAACGAAATCTACCAAACCTagtgaatattaattacactgtgatgttaaatttgagtttcgtttttattttattttattttaatgaacactATATACAGTCCTGATTTCTAAAATAGAtagcattaaataaattatttttggtattaaatattttatccaaattCATTATTTCGGTTACTATTCATAAATAACTACTTAAAATGGTATGTTTTGAAATGATATATCAAACCATGAAATTGTTCATCAAAGACATGTAAAgattaaagattttatatttacttgttaAAATTTCTGTAACCGCTTtagaatattctaaaaaaaagttggtGTTCATCATGTTGTTAACTCTCTGCGACGATGacgtattaattaatcaatttttaaaacaacggATTAATTtcgagtttaattttattattgtatttgtattacgtataatggtaatttatgttctactataaaaaaaaaaacagtggaaaacaaatattttcaattttaagcaGCTTTACAAATCCTCTTTTATAAGTAtggtgaatttattaaaaattacgaaaCAATAACTCTACAATGATTaagaattataatgttaagtatttttgtatCAGTTATACTAAATCATTGAGGAAAGATTCTAATTAGTTAAATCCTTATTAACCTAGATTAattttacactatattatatatatatgtaaaatatataattaaatatattaaactttaaaaataaattaaaagtaaatcttttaaaaatagacgAACTAACTGGACAGTGTCgcctgtataaatttaatgtgcagaataaaacaaatgggtggtaacaatatttttctagattgaTATGAAAGCAGCCGAGAAACAACGGCTACAGAAAAGGATGGCTGAGTTGCGGGCTGACCGTGATCGATTGGCCGAACTTCTCGAACTTAAAGATCGTCAGTTAGCCGAGTGTCGGGCAGAGGCGAACCATTACGAGCACAGAGTAAGTTTGACGTTGATCTCTATAGTCCTGTTCTTATTTTcttacaatgatatatatttgtaactaTACTGCCTTGCTTAGCCAAAACTACCCGAAAGGTAGTAAATGACAGTGTGATAGTTTTGAGAAAAGTTACTTTTTCagaattatctttttattttcatcatattatcaaaattaagaaataaataataattcttaaaaaaatgttgctataggatctaaaaaaatacattacgaAACAATACAGTACAAATAAACACTTCAAAACGCATATACGTATATGCATAAatcacttaattataaaatctattacaAATACGGCATTTTGTTaaagatagaaaaaaatgcacattaaaataacgaatattttgatatacctaataaactcATTTTTCACATTTAGTCACTTACTGCCTTTCGGCCGAAAGGGTATACGGAAACACAAGttgttttgatatttcattgaaatattaaagatttggttaaaatttatttcacataAAGTATTTGCTAATGAGTACAAAATTATGAACCATTATGCTTCTGGATGGATTGGTTTACTAGTGatgtgtatttgttttttgtgtgTACACGTTTTATAGAAGAGAAACTCTTTCTGGTAGACGATTTGATTATTAGATCTAGTAGAAACTTATGGAaggtcaatattaaattttgtcagtacttttcaaaataatctagAAACccgtaattatttaagaaaactaattttgataaagtcaattttgattttcgttgtaattcaaaaatgaataaccgtagagatttgaaatatttaccaGATTAgcatttattagaaataatataactttcaatttttactgttttagtcCTAtagaagtattttaaatttttaattgaaaacaaacACAAAGtttccatataaaatattatcatgcaatcaaaaaatattgaaaatacatgACATGGTTaggtaatcattttttataacccTTTAAagatcaaatttttacaaattttgttataatcaaGAAACGCTGCAAAGTATTTTGTAGcaaacattttagatttttttaattctagtatttaagacttaaaaaattaatacaacgtTAAAATAATGTCTACACAATATTTGATTTCTCACTTTGTCCCAAACACAACATAATCAATTTACGTTTTGCAGAATTATACCtaaagttttgatttattatggcATACATTTAAGaagctatttaaaaaaatttttggtaaaactagaaaaaaaatttaaatgaccattattttcaacagttgtttttcatttatttatttttaattcagtaaaataatgaattggtTAGAGTAGGTAGAGTATGCAGCATCACGTATCATTACGCATTATCGtgtaatcaaaaaaatcaacggttttcaaatcatttgaactatataatataattctaaactGCACTTAAAGTTCCATTAATAGGTATTGTGGTAACTATGGTTACGGCCAAACTACAGCGGTAACAAGAAAATCcgcttaatatacataataatattataacataatattataacgacgtTTATTACTTAGATCGTTCTTTGTCtactgtcatattattataatatcgtgtatatgcctatatagtttttttgcaCACGTCCAATAAGTGTGACATGTCTACtaaaaaatacgtaatactttttatacctattttgcgTATCGCACGCGTTTTTTCTGTACAGTCGGCGATGTTGGCCAAGCAGTTGGACGACGCGCTGTCGGGCGATTGGAGAGGACGGGGCGCGAAGTGCTCTTCGTGCAGCGGTCAAGCCGGCGGCGTGGCGGCGGCGTCCCGCGGGGCGAACGGCTCCGGCGGGACCGAATCGCAGCCGATGTCGCTGTTGGCCGAGCTGGAACAAGCCGAGGCGGCCAGCACGCAGTCGGCCGCTCGCCCGCAGCCGGCGCCGATGGTCGACGTGGACCTGTCGACGGCGGAGCGACGGTTCGACGACCACCTAAACGACTTCGGAGCGGACGCCGAACGGTTGGTGACCCGTCTGTGCGACGCGCTCGAGCGTCGGGCCGGTCACGCGGACGCCGTTTCGCCGGAGCTGTCGGCCAGCACCAGGTACCGGCTGCTGAAGCTGATGGGCTGTAGCGGCGGCGGTGACGGTAGCGCTGCGGCCGGCGTCAAGTCCGCGGGAGCCGTCGACCTGGCGGAGCTGGTCCGCAACCGGGACGGTCGGGTGGCCGAGCTCACGTGCGAGGTACGTATTATAGTAGTTACTGCAGCTACGCGCGGCAGAGGAGGTGGTGGTTTTCACGGTAAAAAGTAGTCGTAAAAAGCTcgaaaatataagtttttacccaggttttgagttattatgtaggtacgtaGAAGGCGATTATTACTCAAGCACAGCTGTACTTTCATATTTATTCTCGAAAACAgcaatatatgatttatcagCGGACGATATTTTGCGTACGACTCGAATCGTGCATATAATGCAATACAGCCTCGTGCATTCATGGTCTGATTAAGGTGTGGTCATTGTGCATTCGATCACTCGGTTGTTAATACGAGTAGTTTTTAAACGTGCGCGAGTGCAGGGGGggagattaatttttatgttttaaaatatatattatatgacattgGAGGAGACACGCTTTCCATTGTAATCGTCGATCTcggtattttgataataatatgataatatggaaAATGTGTAGTACAGTAGAACCGTATGACAACAAGATGTTTTGTAGAGatctaaatatcataaataaataataggtagaaCGTATTAGCTTTAACGCGAATACGGTCGCGATGGGAAGGTATTTTGAATGTTCGTCAATCACTGCGCTCACAAAGTGATGTGATGAGGCTCTATTATCCAAACCACAAGAAAACCAACGCtctatcgataaaaaataaaaaggctGCACGCTAACAAACTAAAAAGTGAAATTATAACTCGATTCAGTGGCGCGTACCCGTATCATCCGATGTAATAAGTGACGGATCCCGTTTAGATAGTCGGAGAAAACAAGAggcttataatgtataaattacctGCACGCGTTTGTGGTGGTAATGTATAGTAGGCCTTCGAATGTATTATGACTACCATCAGTGacaaaagattttaaataacacaaatagcATTAATAATACTCAAATGGTCAATATGTTGattctgataaaataaacacggaatatttaaaatgcaaatacaatgcaatattatatacaataacgtATTTTAAGTACTgtgagtaaaattataaaaattatagtttacccAGCCAAGGTAGTCGAACCATATCTCGTACGGATAGAGTATAGAATAAATGATGGGTtggcttattattataacatgtcACAGAGAAACCAAAACAATTATGTCAAACGAATATAAatgcgtttttaaaaaaaaaaaaaacagtcaaTTGAGTTTCACGTTGTACTCCgtagataatataacataatataattatcattaaaataataacaataattagctTCTAAACAAAGCAAATCATTTTAGCAAATTAGCCACTATGTAATAACCATGAACATTGTTTGaagctaaaataataaaaaaaaacattttaatttagtccTCTCATTCTTTAAAAGTCTATACGTGTtgtatatgttgtataatatgaccacattctatatacacatatatttttagtcattaCTGCATGTGCTCGTCTGTTTCCCTCGGATAGatctattattaacattaattatacacgCACACAAGTGCAGTCGTTTtcctatatatgtattgatttcctaaaaacttttgtttttgtacACAAAGTTGTCCGTGAGAGACGCGGAACTGCAGGCGGCTCGCGAGGAACGTGATCTGGCGGTGCGGGACAAAATGGACGCGATGCGGATTAAGTGCGCCCGATGCGGTGATGCGGGCGGCGGAGAACCCGCCGACGACACTTCCGGATCCGGCACCGACGAGAAGGACGCGTCTTTGATCCCGGAACTGTTGAGGAAAGCGTGGGAACAGCGGGACGGAGCGGTGCGGCGGAAAAACGCAGTGCAGGTACAGCTGGCCCGGACCCGGGTGGACGTGCTGCAGGCCAACGGTCAACTGATGGAGGCCATCGGACAGAAGGTGGAACTCAGTCAACAATTAGAACAGTGGCAGGTCCgtatttcaacaaatattattataatatttactgccCCGAAATCGCACCGATTTTTTTAACGACAATTTCagttgacattataatatatgcgtacAACAACCGTATATAACGGCGTGTATGACCATAGACCTTGAGTATAAGGTCTATGTGTATAACCTATAATCCAGTTCATCAATTGGCATTCTGAAATcattgacatttaaaaaatacagtgATGCGAAAACTATatcatatagaataaaaatatgatttttagaccactgttttattttttaaatatcgagTGCCAAGATATGAATTGAATGATGGGTCAATGTACTATTTTGTTTGAATCGTTATGAAATCGTAGAATTtccataaataatgtttacgaATAAAAATTGCGCAAAAAAAGTCTAACTACGTTTCAcgcatttttatgtttttaaattgttgttaatgACTTCTTGATTATCGCCTatatgttacattttataatcgaAAGTAGAGTACTTTACTAaattaacacaattttttcacgtatataaagtataaatatcgtATATCTTagcaaaatgtttattttatgatattgataatgcattttaaaaagtttaatggaCTGTAGTCCGCAGAtggaacaaataatttttgcaaGGTACTTCTATCAATTTTACTCCACTcatctaaacttaaaataataatatggatgttaataaaatagtagcttttattagtataatactaataaaagttTGGTGAAAATACTAATAGGTAGTATTTTTACGgtctttgatatttttatatgaaagtatttaaaaaacagaagTATGATGATCTCGCTTCTGATGTGGAATCGAAAACCATAGactgttattaaaaaacctaaaacaccacacaattataaaaagtggTAAAAAACAATAGGATTTGTTTtcgttaatattatgtccGGTGTTAATACGTTAATGCTGACGCatgacatgtataatattatacactttaattacttttacttgtataaataaatgacttaaaaatatataataaatgacttCAAAATAGCAATAGTagacttgaaaaattaatatatccaGTCGAACGGATTAACTATCCTTATGTATAGACAAATGTGTCGCAGGAACGCGCAGTttgtgaattaattaatataatttttgtatacggTTTCAGATGGACATGCAAGCTCTACTCGACGAGCAAATGCGCAGGAAACTGCTTGCTCCTCCGGCTCAGTCTTCGGGCGCCGGTGCTCCCGAACTCGGTGGCGGAAACCAGCAAAAGTGTTCCGGTACCGGAGGATTTCCGTCGATGTCGGCCTCGAGCTTGGGAAGTCTCGGGTCGTCGGGACTGATGAACTCGTTGTTGATGATCGCAGGCGGCGGAGGTAACTCGAACAGATGACCCGGCgaacaattcaataatttagtgtttattataagataaatgaCGGTCGTGGACCGTTTGCCtttagacaataatataaaatatcgtaataatatttgtataaagttATAGTGGATCGAGTTCGCGTATATTAGTCATATAACGCATCCGATTGACGTTTGAAACGGGCGAACGACGGTTTtgaactattgttttttttctattattttcgattcgacttacttataatataatattatgtattatatatataacaatgagATTTACGACTTGCCGTTCATCATCAACTCACAATCAACCCGTGAATGCtcgttattatacctactatagttggtgtatagtttttatttcccAAGTCTGCGTCAAGTTCACacaaatttcaaactatgagatacctaataat
Proteins encoded in this region:
- the LOC114129328 gene encoding bicaudal D-related protein homolog produces the protein MAAAVATTTPPTADNRCVGGGDPSAAIARHQTAVPLPSADIPTLTSSAGRRRRRSRANDPNSHASRSSTSSCSSSPVTSSDDDEDDDEVGGGGIGVMDGVEAEFGGRGVVGVKPAPVAAKRLKDLQQQLVDLDDLELLDRHLAVDGATGDPSAEDGGIGGVTGMVAEELRQKNKDLVLAARLGKALLAKNDELSLMNERLAEEYGDKLEEIEQDRHRLRRQLAQSKAECEQRCHELQADLRDLQAVLDSRERQLREADKQKRAVVRELTDQNGRLQSHIRELSQAEAELRHKCRLLEDAQQPQHGSGKWTGIGGVGSPASMTNGGSTTDYGSLTPDDYRSLDVLRDEIDMKAAEKQRLQKRMAELRADRDRLAELLELKDRQLAECRAEANHYEHRSAMLAKQLDDALSGDWRGRGAKCSSCSGQAGGVAAASRGANGSGGTESQPMSLLAELEQAEAASTQSAARPQPAPMVDVDLSTAERRFDDHLNDFGADAERLVTRLCDALERRAGHADAVSPELSASTRYRLLKLMGCSGGGDGSAAAGVKSAGAVDLAELVRNRDGRVAELTCELSVRDAELQAAREERDLAVRDKMDAMRIKCARCGDAGGGEPADDTSGSGTDEKDASLIPELLRKAWEQRDGAVRRKNAVQVQLARTRVDVLQANGQLMEAIGQKVELSQQLEQWQMDMQALLDEQMRRKLLAPPAQSSGAGAPELGGGNQQKCSGTGGFPSMSASSLGSLGSSGLMNSLLMIAGGGGNSNR